GTAACCGTCCGGGCTTGGTCCCACTTTTCAAAGCAGGCAGTCTGGTGTAAGATTTGTGGATGGATTTGGAGTTGGTGGATACGGGGGCGAAGCGCGACAGTCGGGGTCGTCGGATCGAGAGTCGTGAGGAGCGTGAGCGTTTACTTGAGAGCTACGATGGGAGCGGATTGACGCAGAAGGCCTTTGCGCGGCGCGAGGGAGTGGCCTACAACACGCTGGTGTACTGGCTCAAGCAGCGTCGCGAGCGCAGTCAGGCAGGTGGAGGCGTCGAGTCTAAACCTCTTTTCCATGAGATGACGGTGCCGTCCTGCGGGGCCTCTTTGTTGGAGGTATGTTTGCCGGAGGGGCTGATCTTGCGCGGGGGCGATGCGCAGTCGCTGGCGGCATTGGTCAAGGCGTTGCGATGCTGAGCTTGCCCCATCAGCTGCGAGTTTTTGTGGCGGTGGAGCCGGTGGACATGCGCAAGCAGTTTGACGGGCTGTGGGCGGTGGCACGGGACCACTTGGGCGAAGATCCCAAGGGCGGGGCGCTGTTCGCCTTTACGAACAAGACGCGCAACCGCCTAAAGCTGCTGTATTTTGACGGGACGGGGGTGTGGGTGTTTGCCAAGCGCATCGAGCAGGGGCGGCTGAGCTGGCCGATCGGCAGCGACACACGCAAGCTGACGATCACCCCGGCGGCGATGACCATGCTGATGAACGGCATCGACCTGAAGCAGGGGACGCTCAAGGCGTGGTACGAGCGTTAAAATCAGCACGGTTCTCAACACTGTCTTGACGGCCATCGTATCATGTTTTGGATACAGGCATGGACAGCGACGCGGGCTCCCCGGATGTGGAACAGTTGCGGCGCATCGTCGATGAGCAAAACGGCGTGATTGCGGTTTTACGCGAGCAGGTGGACTGGCTCAAAAAGCAGCTCTTCGGGGCGGGCAAAAGTGAGAAGCTCGACAGCGCTCAACTGCGCTTGCGCCTGGACGACCTGGAGCGCCAACTCGAAGCGGTCGAAAAACAAAGTATCGCTTACGAACGTCGTGCCCCCAAGGCGGGCAAACATGAAACGCCTGCTGAGCGCTTCAAGGACCTGCCGGTGGAGGAGACCGTGGTGATTGAGCCGCCGGAGGTGCAGGCCGAGCCGGAAGCCTTTGAGAAGATCGCCGAAGAAGAGACCCTTGAAGTCGATATCCACCCGCCGAAGCTGTTTAAACGCCGCCTCGTTCGCCCCAGGTATCGCCGCAAGCTTGACCGCTCGCAGCCGCCGGTGGTGGCCCCCGCGCCCAGGCGCGTGATCGACGGCAGCTACGCTTCGGCGGGCCTGTTGGCCTGGATCGTTTTAAGCAAATACGTGCAGCACCAGCCGCTTTACCGCCAGGAAAAAGCCTCGTCCATGTGGGGCGCACCTTTGTCACGAAAAACCATGACAGACTGGGTCGAGGCCGTAGCCGAGTGGCTCAAGCCCATCTACAACTACATGCGAACGGACTTGCTCGCGGGCCCCTACATCCAGGCGGACGAGACGCCGGTGCGCTACTGCGACTCCGACCACAAAAAAGG
This genomic stretch from Ruficoccus amylovorans harbors:
- the tnpA gene encoding IS66 family insertion sequence element accessory protein TnpA; protein product: MDLELVDTGAKRDSRGRRIESREERERLLESYDGSGLTQKAFARREGVAYNTLVYWLKQRRERSQAGGGVESKPLFHEMTVPSCGASLLEVCLPEGLILRGGDAQSLAALVKALRC
- the tnpB gene encoding IS66 family insertion sequence element accessory protein TnpB (TnpB, as the term is used for proteins encoded by IS66 family insertion elements, is considered an accessory protein, since TnpC, encoded by a neighboring gene, is a DDE family transposase.) — encoded protein: MLSLPHQLRVFVAVEPVDMRKQFDGLWAVARDHLGEDPKGGALFAFTNKTRNRLKLLYFDGTGVWVFAKRIEQGRLSWPIGSDTRKLTITPAAMTMLMNGIDLKQGTLKAWYER